A single region of the Salicibibacter cibi genome encodes:
- the thrS gene encoding threonine--tRNA ligase, with product MKKMPELTFPDGSVKAFDEGVTLEDVAAAISPGLKKQAAAGKLNGQPLDLRTPLTNDGKVEILTFKDEEGLEVLRHSSAHLLAQAVKRLYPDAKFGVGPVIEDGFYYDIETESTISPDDLPKIEKEMQKIIDENHEIIRREVSREEAKRFFEAQGDELKLELLDAIPEGETVSLYEQGEFVDLCRGVHVPETGKLKKFKLMNISGAYWRGDSNNQMLQRIYGTAFPKQGELDEHLRLLEERKERDHRKLGKELDLFTVDQKVGQGLPLWLPKGATIRRTIERYITDIEERLGYDHVYTPVLGSSELYKTSGHWDHYQDDMFPIMEMDNEDLVLRPMNCPHHMMVYKNDLHSYRELPIRIAELGMMHRHEMSGALAGLQRVRAMTLNDAHIFCRPDQMKDEFLRVVDLIQNVYQDFGINDYYFRLSYRDPEDKEKYVDNDEMWEKAQVLLKAAMDEHGTEYVEAVGEAAFYGPKLDVQVKTALGKDETLSTVQLDFHLPEQMDLTYIGEDGKEHRPVVIHRGVVSTMERFVAFLIEEYKGAFPTWLAPVQVQLIPVSPDIHGEYINQVKEKLQFAGIRVEADLRDEKLGYKIREAQTQKIPYTLVLGDKEMEANEVNIRKYGEKETNTKSLDAFVDQLSREISERK from the coding sequence ATGAAAAAAATGCCAGAATTAACGTTTCCGGATGGATCAGTAAAGGCATTTGATGAAGGCGTTACGTTGGAAGACGTTGCGGCAGCTATTAGTCCCGGTTTAAAAAAACAGGCGGCAGCCGGAAAATTAAACGGGCAACCACTTGATTTACGTACGCCGCTTACGAACGACGGAAAGGTTGAAATTTTGACGTTTAAAGATGAGGAAGGTCTTGAAGTCTTGCGACACAGCAGCGCCCACTTATTGGCGCAAGCAGTGAAGCGGCTGTATCCCGATGCGAAATTTGGGGTGGGGCCGGTGATCGAGGATGGTTTCTATTATGATATCGAGACTGAATCGACGATTTCACCTGACGATTTGCCGAAAATCGAAAAAGAGATGCAAAAGATTATCGATGAAAATCATGAGATTATCCGCAGAGAAGTGTCGCGGGAGGAAGCAAAGAGGTTTTTTGAAGCTCAAGGCGATGAGTTGAAATTAGAGCTGCTCGATGCCATCCCCGAGGGAGAAACGGTTTCGCTATATGAACAAGGAGAGTTCGTCGACCTTTGCCGCGGTGTTCACGTTCCCGAAACAGGGAAACTGAAAAAATTTAAGCTCATGAACATTTCCGGGGCTTATTGGCGCGGGGATAGCAATAATCAAATGCTGCAACGCATTTACGGCACTGCTTTTCCGAAGCAAGGCGAATTGGATGAACATTTGCGTTTACTTGAAGAACGAAAAGAACGGGATCACCGCAAGCTCGGAAAAGAATTGGACTTGTTTACCGTCGACCAAAAAGTCGGGCAAGGGTTGCCGCTATGGCTTCCTAAAGGGGCAACGATTCGCCGCACGATTGAACGCTATATCACGGATATTGAAGAACGTCTCGGCTATGACCATGTGTATACGCCGGTGCTGGGAAGCTCCGAGCTTTATAAAACATCAGGGCATTGGGATCACTATCAGGATGATATGTTTCCGATCATGGAGATGGATAACGAAGATCTCGTATTACGTCCAATGAACTGCCCGCACCATATGATGGTTTATAAGAACGACTTGCACAGTTACCGTGAATTGCCCATTCGTATTGCTGAACTCGGGATGATGCATCGCCATGAAATGTCCGGCGCCTTGGCCGGGTTGCAGCGCGTTCGTGCCATGACGTTGAATGACGCCCATATTTTCTGCCGTCCCGATCAAATGAAAGATGAGTTTTTGCGTGTCGTTGATCTCATTCAAAATGTCTACCAAGATTTCGGGATTAACGACTACTATTTCCGGCTATCCTATCGTGATCCGGAGGACAAGGAAAAATATGTAGATAACGATGAGATGTGGGAAAAAGCACAGGTCCTGTTAAAAGCAGCGATGGATGAACACGGGACGGAGTATGTGGAAGCCGTCGGAGAAGCAGCTTTCTATGGTCCGAAGCTTGATGTTCAAGTGAAAACAGCACTCGGAAAAGATGAAACCTTATCTACCGTTCAGCTTGATTTTCACTTGCCCGAGCAAATGGATCTCACTTATATCGGCGAAGACGGCAAAGAACACCGCCCGGTCGTCATTCACCGCGGAGTTGTCTCCACAATGGAGCGTTTTGTTGCTTTTCTCATCGAAGAATACAAAGGGGCATTCCCAACATGGCTCGCGCCCGTGCAAGTACAGCTCATTCCCGTCTCCCCGGATATCCACGGCGAATATATCAACCAGGTAAAAGAAAAATTGCAATTCGCCGGCATCCGAGTGGAAGCCGATCTTCGCGATGAAAAACTTGGCTATAAAATTCGGGAAGCGCAAACGCAAAAAATCCCGTATACGCTCGTGCTCGGGGATAAAGAGATGGAAGCAAACGAAGTAAATATCCGTAAATACGGAGAGAAAGAGACGAACACCAAATCATTGGACGCATTTGTCGATCAGCTTTCTCGGGAGATCAGTGAGAGGAAGTAG
- the fdhA gene encoding formaldehyde dehydrogenase, glutathione-independent, protein MAANKGVVYQGKGKVTVEDIGYPELILRDGPGVPKENVNRKCEHGVILKVITTNICGSDQHMVRGRTTAPQGLVLGHEITGEVVETGRDVEFIEKGDMVSVPFNIACGRCVMCQQQKTHICTNVNPERPGSAYGYVDMGGWVGGQSEYVMVPYADFQLLKFPDKDQAMDKILDLTMLTDIFPTGFHGAYSAGVTMGSTVYVAGAGPVGLAAAHSAQLLGASAVIVGDLNEERLQQAKSFGCETVNLRKHDRLGEQIEQILGVPEVDAAVDAVGFEASGHGESGEQPAAVLNAIMDVTQAGGGLGIPGLYVTEDPGAQDKDAQTGSLKVRFGQGWAKAHTFVTGQTPAMYYNRGLMKSILSGKAQIAKAVNAQLISIDEAPDGYADFDSGAAKKYVIDPHGMIR, encoded by the coding sequence ATGGCAGCGAATAAAGGCGTCGTTTACCAAGGAAAGGGAAAAGTTACCGTCGAAGATATCGGTTATCCGGAACTCATTCTAAGAGATGGCCCCGGTGTACCGAAAGAAAACGTAAACCGAAAATGTGAGCACGGGGTCATCCTTAAAGTGATTACGACGAATATTTGCGGAAGCGACCAACATATGGTTCGCGGCAGAACGACGGCTCCACAGGGTCTGGTTCTCGGACACGAGATCACCGGAGAAGTGGTTGAGACAGGACGTGATGTTGAATTTATTGAAAAAGGGGATATGGTGTCCGTTCCTTTTAACATCGCTTGTGGACGTTGTGTTATGTGCCAACAGCAAAAAACCCATATTTGTACGAATGTTAATCCAGAGCGTCCCGGGTCTGCCTATGGGTATGTGGATATGGGCGGTTGGGTTGGCGGCCAATCCGAATATGTAATGGTCCCTTATGCAGACTTTCAACTTCTGAAATTTCCCGATAAGGATCAAGCAATGGACAAGATTCTTGACCTAACCATGCTTACGGATATTTTCCCAACCGGGTTTCACGGAGCCTATTCCGCAGGTGTAACAATGGGTTCAACTGTTTATGTTGCCGGAGCGGGTCCGGTAGGACTAGCTGCGGCGCATTCTGCTCAACTCCTTGGCGCATCGGCTGTTATCGTTGGTGATTTGAACGAAGAAAGGCTGCAACAAGCGAAAAGTTTCGGCTGTGAAACGGTTAATTTGAGAAAGCATGATCGATTGGGCGAACAAATTGAACAGATTCTCGGCGTTCCGGAAGTGGATGCGGCCGTTGACGCGGTTGGGTTTGAGGCATCCGGTCACGGAGAAAGCGGTGAACAACCGGCTGCTGTATTGAATGCCATCATGGACGTCACACAGGCCGGCGGAGGGCTTGGTATACCTGGCTTGTATGTAACCGAGGATCCAGGTGCGCAAGACAAAGATGCTCAGACAGGTTCACTGAAAGTACGATTCGGACAAGGATGGGCGAAAGCACATACATTTGTAACAGGACAAACTCCGGCTATGTACTATAACCGCGGCTTGATGAAATCGATTTTATCCGGCAAAGCCCAAATTGCCAAAGCGGTGAACGCGCAATTGATCTCCATTGATGAAGCTCCGGACGGCTACGCTGATTTTGACAGCGGTGCTGCGAAGAAATATGTGATTGATCCGCATGGGATGATTCGGTAA
- a CDS encoding Na/Pi cotransporter family protein, protein MNWIEVSIQLLGGLAIFLYGMHVASEGLRKSSSYQLNLFLQKVTKNQWYGALAGIVLAAILQSSTAATVMIIGFVNAGLISLRRAMGVLLGSAVGTTLTVQLIAFAITDYALVFVILGMLFFLFDSNLRSYGSIVLGFGFVFYGLGLMTGAMEPLQSSEWFRESLVLIAEYPLLFVLVAAVFTGIIQNSAATIALTLALTSSGLISLEAAVYTVYGANLGTVVTAMIASLKASKDAQRAAIAHAIFKAIGVLVFLPFTSLFVQALPLLGGDVERQIANAHTIFNIVNMLLLLPFCNRFADWMVQLLPEKPEPAKDVNYIDRDSVQFPSVGLLQARKELERAAGKIRNHMLPYMISMIQDEKIREAVVAEEKIIDHLYKAIYHHLQRLMEQNLNDRESEEALKLLYFNNDMERMANTVKDMTRTIAKLDHGGKRLSEWERAKVTELYEEVMKSFDDAIQGFRDQDEEVAIRVIHSNPKILRLERELRYQHFYQGASASSTVSVVFSDLMTSMLRIHQHSVNISHTLLGMV, encoded by the coding sequence ATGAACTGGATCGAAGTTAGCATCCAACTCCTCGGTGGTCTTGCCATCTTCTTATATGGGATGCATGTTGCCAGCGAGGGGTTGAGAAAGTCCTCTTCCTATCAACTGAACCTGTTTCTTCAAAAAGTAACGAAAAATCAATGGTACGGCGCCTTGGCCGGCATCGTGCTTGCTGCCATTTTACAATCGTCAACGGCAGCAACGGTGATGATCATTGGCTTTGTCAACGCCGGATTGATCAGTTTGCGCAGAGCGATGGGGGTTTTGCTCGGGTCAGCGGTGGGAACGACGCTAACCGTGCAACTCATCGCTTTCGCGATTACGGATTATGCCCTTGTATTTGTGATTCTCGGGATGCTCTTTTTTCTTTTTGATTCTAACCTTCGTTCGTATGGCTCGATTGTGTTGGGTTTTGGATTCGTTTTTTACGGTTTGGGTTTGATGACGGGGGCAATGGAACCTTTGCAGTCGAGTGAATGGTTCAGGGAATCCCTGGTGCTGATTGCCGAGTACCCATTGCTTTTTGTGCTTGTAGCGGCCGTATTTACAGGGATTATTCAAAACAGCGCGGCCACGATTGCGCTTACGCTTGCGCTCACAAGCAGCGGTTTGATTTCGTTGGAAGCCGCGGTGTATACGGTTTACGGTGCAAATCTGGGCACGGTCGTTACGGCGATGATTGCCAGCTTGAAAGCATCGAAAGACGCCCAGCGGGCAGCGATTGCCCATGCCATCTTTAAAGCCATCGGGGTTCTCGTATTCTTGCCGTTCACGAGTTTGTTTGTGCAAGCACTTCCGCTTCTGGGCGGCGACGTCGAGCGCCAGATCGCAAACGCCCATACGATTTTTAACATCGTGAACATGCTTTTGCTGCTGCCTTTTTGCAACCGTTTTGCCGATTGGATGGTCCAACTTTTGCCGGAGAAACCGGAACCGGCGAAAGATGTGAACTATATCGACCGGGATTCCGTTCAGTTTCCTTCCGTTGGGTTATTGCAAGCGCGTAAGGAATTGGAACGAGCTGCCGGAAAAATACGGAACCACATGCTTCCGTATATGATTTCGATGATTCAAGATGAAAAAATCCGAGAAGCAGTCGTTGCTGAAGAAAAAATCATCGATCATCTTTATAAAGCAATTTATCACCACTTACAACGATTGATGGAACAAAATTTGAATGACCGGGAATCGGAAGAGGCACTCAAATTGCTTTATTTTAATAATGATATGGAACGAATGGCCAATACGGTAAAGGACATGACACGAACGATCGCGAAGTTGGATCATGGCGGGAAGCGGTTAAGTGAATGGGAACGCGCCAAAGTGACTGAGCTCTATGAAGAAGTGATGAAAAGCTTTGACGATGCCATCCAAGGCTTTCGGGATCAGGATGAAGAAGTGGCCATCCGCGTCATCCACAGCAATCCGAAAATATTGCGATTGGAACGAGAGTTGCGCTACCAACATTTCTACCAAGGGGCAAGTGCGAGCAGCACTGTTAGTGTTGTGTTTTCCGATTTGATGACCAGCATGCTTCGCATTCATCAACACTCGGTGAATATTTCGCATACGTTATTGGGGATGGTTTAA
- the solA gene encoding N-methyl-L-tryptophan oxidase produces the protein MNTDYDVIVVGAGSMGMAAGYYLSRQGAKTLLIDAFDPPHANGSHHGETRIIRHAYGEGREYVPLAIRAQTLWNELQEESGESLFEKTGVLGFGPEGSPFIDEAIASSKEYSLSLDLLDADEISTRWPGIQLPKGYKGCFEPDSGVLYSEKCIRAYRRLAEKNGVHIVPNTPVKNIEADKDSVSIETDDATYTAKKGIISAGAWNKDVLAHLNLDIPLQPTRQTTTWFESDPSLYEADVFPAFFVDVPSGVYYGFPSFDGSGLKIGRFDIGQKTEPAYVNREYGIYPEDEGHVRKFLDTYMPQAAGNVKQGRACIFTRTPDEHFVVDLHPKHSNIAIAAGFSGHGFKFASIIGEILSQLALDGHTEHDISIFSMTRPALQQTGDALPR, from the coding sequence ATGAACACGGATTATGATGTCATCGTTGTTGGCGCCGGATCCATGGGGATGGCAGCTGGTTATTATTTATCCAGACAGGGAGCGAAAACCCTGCTCATTGATGCTTTCGATCCACCGCATGCCAATGGAAGCCATCACGGTGAGACTCGAATTATTCGCCATGCATATGGGGAAGGAAGAGAATATGTTCCTCTAGCAATAAGAGCTCAAACATTGTGGAATGAACTCCAAGAAGAATCCGGCGAAAGCCTTTTTGAAAAAACAGGCGTGCTGGGGTTCGGTCCTGAAGGATCGCCGTTTATCGATGAAGCGATCGCGAGCTCCAAAGAATATTCACTGTCTCTTGATTTGCTGGACGCTGATGAAATCAGTACGCGCTGGCCAGGGATCCAACTTCCGAAAGGATACAAAGGCTGTTTTGAACCCGATTCCGGTGTTCTATACAGCGAGAAGTGTATCCGAGCCTATCGTCGATTGGCTGAAAAAAACGGTGTTCACATTGTACCCAATACACCTGTGAAAAATATAGAAGCTGATAAAGATTCCGTTTCTATTGAAACTGATGATGCGACGTATACCGCAAAAAAAGGAATCATTAGCGCCGGAGCTTGGAACAAAGACGTACTAGCCCATTTGAATTTAGATATACCACTGCAACCGACGCGTCAAACAACTACTTGGTTTGAATCCGATCCATCTTTATATGAAGCTGATGTTTTTCCTGCTTTTTTCGTTGACGTGCCTTCCGGTGTCTATTATGGCTTTCCCAGCTTTGACGGTAGCGGATTGAAAATTGGACGCTTCGATATCGGGCAAAAAACGGAACCAGCTTATGTCAACCGTGAATACGGGATATATCCGGAAGATGAAGGGCATGTACGTAAATTCTTAGATACCTATATGCCCCAGGCAGCAGGTAACGTGAAGCAGGGACGTGCTTGCATTTTCACTAGAACTCCGGATGAGCACTTTGTTGTGGATCTACACCCAAAGCATTCCAATATTGCCATAGCAGCAGGCTTTTCCGGACATGGGTTTAAATTTGCCAGCATCATCGGAGAAATTTTGAGCCAATTGGCTTTGGATGGGCATACAGAACACGATATCTCCATCTTCTCCATGACGCGGCCAGCTCTACAACAAACAGGCGATGCTTTACCCCGATAA
- a CDS encoding phosphate signaling complex PhoU family protein: MTNFSNEVETIERDLLSMGEEVLHQMEQMRDVFFIPNKDASVVIQQDATIDAFDRQIHTSILHLISLQQPLPEELRTLTTMMRMAREFERIGDQVVNVAELKKELDVDDLRPYVSTLFVDRYKEMIQVSTDMLTRTLEGMRARASQTDKSVEQMDEDVDALFFSMQQLIIRDMKETPEQIEKLAPLFLAIRYVERMADHVVNIQRRKY; this comes from the coding sequence ATGACCAACTTTAGCAATGAAGTGGAAACGATTGAAAGAGATCTCCTCAGCATGGGTGAAGAAGTTTTGCATCAAATGGAGCAGATGAGAGATGTTTTTTTTATTCCAAATAAAGATGCAAGTGTTGTGATTCAACAAGATGCAACGATCGATGCGTTCGACCGTCAAATCCATACGTCTATCTTGCATTTAATCAGCCTTCAGCAACCTTTGCCGGAAGAATTGAGGACGTTGACAACGATGATGCGGATGGCTCGGGAGTTTGAACGTATCGGGGACCAGGTGGTCAATGTTGCCGAACTCAAAAAGGAATTGGACGTGGATGATTTACGTCCATATGTCAGCACGTTATTTGTAGATAGATATAAAGAGATGATACAGGTAAGTACGGATATGCTAACGAGAACTTTGGAAGGCATGCGCGCTCGGGCGTCTCAAACAGACAAAAGCGTGGAACAAATGGACGAGGACGTCGATGCATTATTCTTTTCCATGCAACAGCTTATTATCCGGGATATGAAAGAAACGCCGGAGCAAATCGAAAAGCTGGCGCCGCTTTTTTTGGCGATTCGTTATGTAGAGCGAATGGCGGATCATGTCGTCAATATTCAGCGTCGTAAATATTAA
- a CDS encoding transposase, which produces MKPTVFPHDTYQTFVLEQLQEHYGRSIIHLSQDWPLILKCWQADLSGITGQLMEQYADQGPEPRDPASMLRSYLVFLFTNPGIGITQWINEMKRTPIYAILSGFSPDDIPGVGTFYEFIERLWPEATKNLKPKKQKPKKNKKKGQKGKKGQKANYKPGKVERFARWSERHMDIVKPLPGDPLFQFFEQNILKVSADLGLIGDPDALSVAGDGTPVVTQAYRRSKPTCDCRANGIYGCHHHRIYSQPDCDGGWDSSREKYFNGYHLYMLAAADSPHDLPLYPRLHPASRHDAVSLVASAVEFNQRYTLGSVNRMLLDAAHDAEAIYELLDKQGTEPFIDLNNRSKKNIETNSDIQISPEGIPICPNGREMKPNGFDKSQNRRKWRCTPSCGCSDATYGRTYHTKSSDNLRLFPKTPRDSQAWKDIYKRRTSSERTNKREKNDYQLEAGRHRSTMMWYMRIYGIMICQHIDAWYESQKDDWNQLKTTICPAAA; this is translated from the coding sequence TTGAAACCAACGGTTTTTCCTCATGACACGTATCAAACCTTTGTCCTTGAACAACTTCAGGAACACTACGGACGCTCCATTATCCATTTGAGTCAGGATTGGCCGCTCATCCTCAAATGTTGGCAAGCCGACCTTTCAGGCATTACCGGCCAACTGATGGAGCAGTATGCGGATCAAGGGCCAGAACCCCGCGATCCGGCTTCCATGTTGCGTTCCTATCTCGTCTTTTTGTTCACAAATCCCGGCATCGGGATCACCCAATGGATCAACGAAATGAAACGCACACCTATTTACGCGATCTTGAGCGGCTTTTCTCCTGATGATATCCCCGGGGTTGGCACGTTCTATGAGTTTATCGAGCGCCTCTGGCCCGAGGCGACCAAAAACTTAAAACCCAAGAAGCAAAAACCGAAAAAGAACAAGAAGAAGGGCCAAAAAGGAAAGAAAGGCCAAAAAGCCAATTACAAACCGGGTAAAGTCGAACGCTTCGCACGATGGTCGGAACGCCATATGGACATCGTCAAACCATTGCCCGGCGACCCACTTTTTCAGTTTTTCGAACAGAATATCTTAAAGGTTTCTGCGGACCTAGGCCTGATCGGAGATCCTGATGCGCTCAGTGTCGCCGGGGATGGTACGCCTGTTGTCACGCAAGCTTACCGGCGAAGCAAACCGACCTGTGATTGTCGCGCGAACGGGATTTATGGCTGCCATCATCATCGCATCTATTCCCAGCCGGATTGTGACGGTGGATGGGACAGCTCCCGTGAGAAGTACTTTAACGGCTATCATCTCTATATGTTAGCGGCCGCGGACAGCCCGCATGACCTGCCATTGTATCCACGTCTGCATCCGGCATCCCGGCATGATGCCGTCAGTTTGGTCGCGAGCGCGGTTGAATTCAACCAACGCTACACCTTGGGATCCGTGAATCGTATGCTTCTCGATGCCGCTCATGACGCCGAGGCTATCTATGAGCTCTTGGATAAGCAAGGTACCGAGCCTTTCATCGATTTGAACAACAGAAGCAAAAAGAATATCGAAACGAACAGTGATATTCAGATTTCACCCGAGGGCATTCCCATCTGCCCCAACGGTCGTGAAATGAAACCAAATGGCTTCGACAAATCCCAGAATCGCAGGAAGTGGCGCTGCACGCCATCCTGCGGGTGTTCGGACGCGACATACGGCCGGACCTATCACACGAAATCAAGTGACAACCTGCGTTTGTTTCCCAAAACGCCACGCGATTCTCAAGCGTGGAAAGACATCTACAAACGCCGCACTTCAAGCGAACGGACAAACAAACGCGAGAAGAATGATTATCAACTGGAAGCCGGTCGACACCGATCAACGATGATGTGGTACATGCGTATTTATGGCATTATGATCTGCCAACACATAGACGCCTGGTATGAAAGCCAAAAAGACGACTGGAACCAGCTCAAAACGACTATCTGCCCTGCCGCTGCTTAA
- a CDS encoding TetR/AcrR family transcriptional regulator has protein sequence MDKKAIQTIRMMRYFIDATVQIIEEEGIENVTIRKVSDLAGYNSATIYNYFSELSHLIFYSSLKILRKYTSSLPAYMAKGSNPQERFLLMWECFCRYSFAEPHIYHAIFSSDVGGGSKELMDEYYDQFPDDLDDLPPDLKPMFLEFDMTTRERIAMEECIQAGYIKEENAEHVQEMIKLTWQGMLTLVLNRRYDYSWEKATEITMTYIKEILKNANSFSFEFTLDHR, from the coding sequence TTGGACAAAAAGGCGATTCAAACGATCCGCATGATGAGATATTTTATAGACGCCACCGTTCAAATCATTGAAGAGGAGGGCATTGAAAATGTCACCATCCGAAAAGTATCCGATTTGGCCGGCTACAATAGCGCCACCATTTACAATTACTTTAGCGAACTTTCCCACCTGATCTTTTATTCTTCGCTGAAGATTTTAAGAAAATATACTTCATCGCTCCCTGCCTATATGGCGAAAGGGAGCAATCCGCAGGAAAGATTTTTGCTCATGTGGGAATGCTTTTGCCGATATAGCTTTGCTGAACCGCATATCTATCATGCCATTTTCTCCTCGGATGTCGGAGGCGGATCCAAGGAACTGATGGATGAGTATTACGATCAGTTCCCGGATGATCTCGACGATTTGCCTCCCGATTTAAAACCGATGTTTTTGGAATTTGACATGACAACCAGGGAACGCATCGCAATGGAAGAGTGCATTCAAGCGGGGTATATTAAAGAGGAAAATGCAGAACACGTACAGGAAATGATAAAACTAACCTGGCAGGGAATGTTGACCCTTGTTCTGAACCGGAGATATGACTACTCCTGGGAAAAAGCAACAGAAATTACGATGACCTATATTAAGGAAATCTTAAAAAATGCCAATTCGTTTTCCTTTGAATTTACGTTAGATCACCGATAG
- a CDS encoding GlcG/HbpS family heme-binding protein, translating to MSTLNLNAAKTLIEAAERESQNIGVSMVISIMDEGGNLIATHRMDDAWLASIDIAQNKAWTSVALKMPTSNLEEETVPEGSLYGLNTTNQGKIVVFGGGIPLVKDEKVIGAVGVSGSTVADDVQVAEAAVQKFENVQLSEIR from the coding sequence ATGAGTACTTTAAACTTAAACGCGGCAAAAACGTTGATCGAGGCAGCTGAACGTGAATCACAGAACATTGGTGTATCGATGGTCATTTCGATTATGGACGAGGGCGGTAACTTGATCGCCACCCATCGGATGGATGATGCGTGGCTCGCCAGTATCGACATCGCGCAGAACAAAGCATGGACGTCCGTTGCGCTCAAAATGCCGACCTCCAATTTGGAGGAAGAGACAGTGCCCGAAGGTTCGCTTTACGGGTTAAACACGACGAACCAAGGAAAAATTGTCGTCTTCGGCGGCGGGATTCCGCTCGTTAAAGACGAGAAAGTGATCGGCGCCGTAGGAGTGAGTGGCAGCACGGTCGCTGATGATGTGCAAGTGGCTGAAGCAGCTGTTCAAAAATTCGAAAATGTGCAATTGAGTGAGATTCGGTGA
- a CDS encoding GNAT family N-acetyltransferase translates to MAIERVGYEAAKKAITNHLQADTEAKRPAFSNREKTLICFVIRDEGEIVAGINGEVFWHNMHISLFAVHPSYQGQGYGSQLMQQMEEEALRHSCRMMYLETLSWQAPKFYAQHGFEIVGQMDGYPVEGECQYYMRKLLV, encoded by the coding sequence ATGGCCATTGAACGCGTCGGTTATGAAGCGGCGAAAAAAGCGATCACCAACCATTTACAAGCTGATACGGAAGCGAAGCGGCCCGCGTTTTCCAATCGGGAAAAAACATTGATCTGTTTTGTGATTCGTGACGAAGGGGAGATTGTTGCCGGCATTAACGGTGAGGTCTTTTGGCACAATATGCACATCTCACTGTTTGCCGTGCATCCCAGTTACCAAGGTCAAGGCTACGGCAGCCAACTGATGCAGCAAATGGAAGAGGAAGCTCTCCGTCATTCATGCCGGATGATGTATTTGGAAACATTAAGTTGGCAAGCACCGAAATTCTACGCGCAACACGGTTTTGAGATCGTCGGACAGATGGACGGGTATCCCGTCGAGGGCGAATGCCAATACTATATGAGGAAATTATTGGTGTAA
- a CDS encoding LysR family transcriptional regulator produces the protein MEIKDLKIFKSVAFHGSVSKAANDLNYVQSHVTTRIQLLEKELHTQLFHRNSRGMILNPEGKKLLSYTDNLLTTVDEMIKVIQDSNEPSGELDLGTVETVIRLPYILSAYHQNYPNVDLSLVTDVTENLVDHVLAHNLDGAFVAGFKEHPKITQHEVFQEELVLISNNKEISLDEFAHKPLLVFKPGCSYRAKLTEWIQAEGIHPANIIEFGTLETILGCVVSGLGVTLLPKSTISHLEEDGVVRCMNLPEKYSHVTTVFIRRSDAYLTNSMKKFIETIDMTKETRRAAPLRYQFQ, from the coding sequence ATGGAAATCAAGGACTTAAAAATTTTCAAGTCCGTAGCTTTTCACGGAAGTGTCAGTAAAGCCGCCAATGATCTAAATTATGTTCAATCCCATGTGACGACGAGAATTCAATTGTTGGAAAAAGAATTGCATACACAATTATTTCACCGTAACAGCCGAGGCATGATTTTAAATCCCGAAGGAAAAAAGCTTTTATCGTATACAGACAATCTCTTGACCACCGTTGATGAAATGATAAAAGTTATTCAAGATTCAAACGAACCCTCAGGTGAACTTGACTTAGGGACGGTTGAAACCGTCATTCGACTCCCTTACATTTTATCCGCTTATCACCAAAATTACCCAAACGTAGACTTATCATTGGTCACAGACGTGACGGAAAACCTCGTAGACCATGTACTCGCGCACAACTTAGACGGTGCTTTCGTCGCCGGATTTAAGGAGCATCCTAAAATCACCCAACATGAAGTGTTTCAGGAAGAACTGGTTTTGATTTCTAACAATAAAGAAATTTCTTTGGATGAATTCGCCCATAAACCATTACTCGTATTTAAACCAGGGTGCAGCTACCGGGCCAAATTGACGGAATGGATTCAAGCCGAAGGCATTCATCCCGCCAACATTATTGAATTCGGCACGTTGGAAACAATTTTAGGATGTGTGGTATCGGGCTTGGGTGTTACACTTTTACCGAAGTCCACCATTTCCCATTTGGAAGAGGATGGTGTCGTTCGCTGTATGAACCTCCCGGAAAAATACAGCCATGTCACAACCGTTTTTATACGAAGATCCGACGCTTATCTCACCAATTCAATGAAAAAATTTATAGAGACGATTGACATGACCAAAGAAACCAGACGTGCTGCTCCACTTAGATATCAGTTTCAATGA